Below is a window of Campylobacter canadensis DNA.
TATTTTAGAACCAAATCAAGCTTTTATGCCAAGTGTTAATAAAGATGAACAATTTGTGCATATCTCAATAAAATTAGCCGATGATATTTATTTATACAAAGATAGTTTTGCTTTATTTATTAATAATGTTGATGATACAAAGTTTATAGATTTTAAAAAAGCAGAAATTAAAGAAAAGCAAGAAGTGTATTTTAATGAATTTTCTTTTTCTATTCCTTTATTTAAGTTAGAGCAAAACAATTCTATTGTTATTTATTATCAAGGTTGTTCTATGCAGGGTCTATGCTACCAATCTTTAAAAAGTAAATTTAATATTAATAATAGTAAAATAAGCGTTGATTATATAAATAAACAAGCTAACAAAAAAGAAGAAAATTTATATGAAGAAAGTTTAAATTCTAAAAGCTTTTTTATAGTTATTTTTTCATTTTTTCTTGCTGGACTTTTACTTTCTTTAACACCTTGCACACTTCCTATGATTCCAATTTTATCAAGCATACTAGCAAACTTAAGCTCCAAAAGAACCTTATTAGCATCAATAATTTATGTTTTAGGAACTAGCTTAACATATACAATTAGTGGTGTTATTGCAGCCTTGCTTGGTAGTGGTTTGCAAGAAATTTTTCAAAGCAAAATTGTAATTATTATTTTCTCTTTAATTTTTGTTTTATTTGCTGTATCAATGTTTGGTTTTTTTAATATTCAAATGCCAAATTCAATGCAAAATTCACTTTTAAAAATAAATTCTAAGCAAAGTGGTTTTGTTGGTATTTTTATAATGGGTGCTTTAAGTGCTTTGATTGTAGGTCCTTGCGTAGCTGCACCGCTTGCAACTTTACTTATTTATATTGCTAATACTAAAGATGTTTTTTTAGGTGCTAGTGCTTTATTTACGATGAGTATTGCTATGTCTATTCCGCTTATTGTTATTGGTTTTGGTTTTAAATTTTTAAAAAGTGGTGCTTGGATGCAAGTTATTAATAAGATTTTTGCTTTTATTATGCTTGTTATGGCAGTTTATTTTCTTGGGAGAATTCT
It encodes the following:
- the dsbD gene encoding protein-disulfide reductase DsbD, translated to MKRVLFLIFFICFFVRADILEPNQAFMPSVNKDEQFVHISIKLADDIYLYKDSFALFINNVDDTKFIDFKKAEIKEKQEVYFNEFSFSIPLFKLEQNNSIVIYYQGCSMQGLCYQSLKSKFNINNSKISVDYINKQANKKEENLYEESLNSKSFFIVIFSFFLAGLLLSLTPCTLPMIPILSSILANLSSKRTLLASIIYVLGTSLTYTISGVIAALLGSGLQEIFQSKIVIIIFSLIFVLFAVSMFGFFNIQMPNSMQNSLLKINSKQSGFVGIFIMGALSALIVGPCVAAPLATLLIYIANTKDVFLGASALFTMSIAMSIPLIVIGFGFKFLKSGAWMQVINKIFAFIMLVMAVYFLGRILSEEITNILYALICFASVIYFGLFDEIKSKFAFIIKYILLLIFVFALYLTFSVFMEKNNAKTLEFKIASSKEEMLLQDKNLIYFTADWCENCKELAKTTFKDERVINKLSKINLIKIDLSDVNDFEKELTQKYQIFGPPVMMIVDKNMNVENKIIGYVDANTFLKKINF